The Lysinibacillus pakistanensis genome includes a window with the following:
- a CDS encoding pyruvate, water dikinase regulatory protein — MKRLRVFVVSDSVGETGDQVAKAVISQFRPGLENTVIRRFPYIQSEELIQKIVCLAAKQQAFIVYTLVRQEMRLLMQELCEQEKIHAVDILGPALKTMATFMEEFPLEAPGIVHQLDDDYFKKIEAIEFAVKYDDGRDPRGLLQADIVLVGVSRTSKTPLSQYLAHKRYKVANVPLVPEVEPPEELFQIDAKRCFGLIISPEKLNSIRKERLMTLGLNDDAIYAQHNRILEEIQHFEKIVGKIGCKVIDVTNKAVEETANVIIEHISTCK; from the coding sequence ATGAAAAGATTACGCGTTTTTGTTGTATCTGATTCAGTTGGTGAAACTGGTGATCAAGTAGCGAAAGCAGTTATTAGCCAGTTTCGACCTGGTTTGGAGAACACAGTTATTAGACGTTTTCCATATATTCAATCAGAGGAGCTTATCCAAAAAATTGTTTGTCTTGCAGCAAAGCAACAGGCATTTATTGTATACACACTAGTTCGACAGGAAATGCGTTTACTGATGCAGGAGCTGTGTGAGCAGGAAAAAATACATGCTGTTGATATTTTAGGACCTGCATTAAAAACAATGGCTACCTTTATGGAAGAATTCCCGTTAGAGGCACCAGGGATTGTTCACCAGTTGGATGATGATTATTTTAAAAAAATCGAGGCTATTGAATTTGCAGTAAAATACGATGATGGCAGAGATCCACGTGGATTATTACAGGCGGATATTGTACTTGTAGGTGTTTCACGTACCTCCAAAACACCTTTATCACAATATTTAGCACATAAACGCTATAAGGTGGCGAATGTTCCATTAGTTCCAGAAGTGGAACCACCTGAAGAACTATTCCAGATTGATGCCAAAAGATGTTTCGGTTTAATTATTTCTCCTGAAAAATTAAACTCGATTAGAAAAGAAAGATTAATGACTCTTGGCTTGAATGATGATGCTATCTATGCACAGCATAATCGTATATTAGAAGAAATCCAGCATTTTGAAAAAATTGTCGGGAAAATTGGCTGTAAGGTTATTGATGTGACGAACAAGGCTGTAGAGGAAACAGCAAATGTTATTATTGAACATATCTCGACCTGTAAATAA
- a CDS encoding group II intron maturase-specific domain-containing protein, translated as MAGTFEEIAKRINQTTVGWINYYGIANMKAFIKETQGWLNHRLRQLILKRWKKPKTKYAKLRQYGIDHDDAMKIAYSRKGYWRLSRNEIIHRAITNEKLTKWGLKDITQLYELRYLRD; from the coding sequence ATAGCAGGAACGTTTGAAGAGATTGCGAAAAGAATCAATCAAACAACGGTTGGATGGATTAATTACTATGGAATTGCCAATATGAAAGCCTTCATAAAAGAAACACAAGGTTGGTTAAACCATCGATTGCGTCAACTCATCTTGAAGAGATGGAAGAAACCAAAAACGAAATATGCGAAACTACGTCAATATGGAATTGACCATGATGATGCGATGAAAATAGCCTATTCGAGAAAAGGGTATTGGCGACTATCGAGAAACGAGATTATCCATCGAGCGATAACAAATGAAAAGCTCACAAAGTGGGGATTGAAAGATATAACCCAGCTTTATGAGCTCAGATACTTAAGGGATTGA
- the dnaG gene encoding DNA primase has translation MVMNLAGKIPEEVIEQIRTQSDIVDVISEYMQLTKRGRNWFGLCPFHGEQTPSFSVSSDKQIFHCFGCGAGGNAITFIMDIEGIPFPEAVVKLGERAGIHLDVGPTLPDVTKKISKAEERMKEAHAFAADFFHHLLLNTEDGEEPLNYLLERGFTRELIESNSIGWSLPSFDALTILLERKGYNLQEIAESGLVIKREGEERYFDRFRGRIMFPIRDENGKIIAFSGRILSSTGEEAKYLNSPESPIFQKSEVLYNLDKARTSIRKNRQVVLMEGFMDVLAATSVGVANAVATMGTSLTNQHITKLKRLVEQITICYDGDNAGFDAAKRAAQLLQSERMKVNIAVLPDKLDPDEYIRSLGGQAFKEQILENPHAYIAFMMMHARRNKNFQFENDTLQYIQEVLEQLIGRSSPVERDLYIRQLSTETNISEEAIYAQFRKLEASQVRSAKAEMPVLPSMPVTQQQKPMDAAERAERLLLAHMLHNIDVVDRLLRSEQKEPFVRDAYMAVFVRLVGFYEEYGHPDYQRFVEILDDAELRKIVMEAALVERDPDQAEAEVTDSIRQLQKYRIEQEIQQKMHESKEAEKMHEYARALEIAQQIIHLRKSLSAI, from the coding sequence ATGGTGATGAATTTGGCAGGGAAGATTCCAGAAGAAGTGATTGAACAGATTCGTACACAATCGGATATTGTTGATGTCATAAGCGAATACATGCAGCTTACAAAACGTGGGCGCAATTGGTTTGGTCTCTGTCCTTTTCATGGAGAACAAACACCGTCTTTTTCTGTGTCATCAGACAAACAAATTTTTCATTGCTTTGGTTGTGGTGCAGGTGGTAATGCTATTACCTTTATCATGGACATTGAAGGGATTCCGTTCCCTGAGGCAGTCGTGAAACTTGGTGAACGTGCCGGCATACATTTAGATGTTGGACCAACCTTACCTGACGTCACAAAAAAGATATCTAAAGCGGAAGAAAGGATGAAAGAAGCACACGCTTTTGCAGCTGATTTTTTCCATCATTTACTATTGAACACAGAAGATGGTGAAGAACCTTTAAATTATTTGCTAGAAAGAGGATTTACAAGGGAACTTATCGAATCTAATAGCATTGGATGGTCTCTCCCAAGCTTTGATGCATTAACGATATTGCTTGAAAGAAAAGGTTATAACTTACAAGAAATCGCAGAAAGTGGTTTAGTCATCAAGCGAGAAGGGGAGGAACGCTATTTTGATCGATTTAGAGGACGTATTATGTTTCCCATTCGAGATGAGAACGGTAAAATTATTGCCTTCTCAGGACGAATACTTTCATCAACTGGTGAAGAGGCAAAATATTTAAATAGTCCAGAGTCACCAATTTTTCAAAAGAGCGAGGTGCTATATAACCTAGATAAAGCACGAACCTCTATCAGAAAAAATCGTCAAGTAGTATTGATGGAAGGATTTATGGATGTTTTAGCAGCAACTTCTGTTGGTGTAGCGAATGCCGTAGCTACAATGGGTACCTCGCTGACGAATCAGCATATCACAAAGCTAAAGCGCTTAGTAGAGCAGATTACGATTTGCTATGACGGTGATAATGCTGGTTTTGACGCAGCAAAAAGAGCGGCACAGCTACTACAATCAGAACGAATGAAAGTAAATATTGCGGTGTTACCAGATAAGCTAGATCCTGATGAATACATTCGTAGTTTAGGTGGACAAGCATTTAAGGAACAAATTTTGGAAAACCCACATGCGTATATTGCTTTTATGATGATGCATGCTAGACGAAATAAGAACTTTCAATTTGAAAATGATACGCTTCAATATATTCAAGAAGTCCTTGAACAACTGATTGGTAGATCCTCTCCAGTTGAACGAGATTTGTATATACGGCAGCTATCTACTGAAACAAATATCTCGGAAGAAGCGATATATGCACAATTCCGAAAGTTAGAGGCTAGTCAGGTACGTTCTGCAAAAGCAGAAATGCCCGTTCTACCTTCAATGCCAGTCACGCAGCAGCAAAAGCCTATGGACGCAGCCGAACGTGCCGAACGTTTATTACTCGCTCATATGCTTCATAATATAGATGTAGTGGACAGGTTATTACGCAGTGAGCAAAAGGAGCCATTTGTCCGAGATGCCTATATGGCTGTTTTTGTTCGCTTAGTAGGCTTTTATGAGGAATATGGTCATCCCGATTATCAGCGGTTTGTTGAGATACTAGATGACGCTGAATTACGCAAAATTGTCATGGAAGCAGCTTTAGTAGAGAGAGATCCAGACCAAGCTGAAGCAGAGGTTACAGACTCTATACGCCAGTTGCAAAAATATAGAATTGAGCAAGAAATTCAACAAAAGATGCATGAGTCAAAGGAAGCGGAGAAGATGCATGAGTATGCACGTGCACTTGAAATCGCCCAACAGATTATTCATTTAAGAAAATCGTTATCGGCGATTTAA
- the ltrA gene encoding group II intron reverse transcriptase/maturase, whose translation MKKQDGIHLIDRIVTNGNLWRAYKKVKENGGAPGVDGITVHELKSHLRKHFEPLKIKLRDGTYQPQPVKRVAIPKSDGTKRYLGIPCVLDRVVQQAILQVIDPIIDPHFSKKSFGFRKGRNAHQAIELAEQYYQEGYRTVVDCDLKSYFDTIHHQRLRAYLEEFITDKIVLKLIWKFLRSGILDKDTYVETTEGAPQGGPLSPILANVYLNKLDRELEKRGHRFIRYADDFVIYVKTPRAGERVMASVKKYIEENLGLTINEKKSKVCGATSATFLGFNIQNLKGKLDADRVNLLNNDSKIN comes from the coding sequence ATGAAGAAACAAGATGGTATCCATTTAATCGATAGAATCGTTACCAACGGCAATTTATGGAGAGCTTATAAAAAGGTAAAAGAAAATGGAGGGGCTCCGGGCGTAGATGGAATAACAGTTCACGAACTAAAATCTCACCTGCGGAAACATTTTGAGCCACTCAAAATCAAGCTAAGAGATGGCACTTACCAACCGCAACCAGTGAAAAGGGTGGCTATTCCAAAATCGGATGGCACGAAGAGATATTTAGGGATTCCTTGCGTACTCGACCGGGTAGTCCAACAAGCGATTCTACAAGTAATTGATCCAATCATTGATCCGCATTTTTCAAAGAAAAGTTTCGGCTTCCGGAAAGGAAGAAACGCACATCAAGCAATCGAACTCGCCGAACAATACTATCAAGAAGGATATCGAACGGTGGTGGACTGTGATTTAAAAAGCTATTTTGATACAATCCATCACCAACGACTAAGAGCGTATCTAGAAGAATTCATTACAGATAAGATTGTCCTCAAACTCATTTGGAAATTCTTACGTTCAGGTATTCTTGATAAAGATACTTACGTTGAAACAACGGAGGGAGCTCCGCAAGGTGGTCCGCTGTCTCCTATTCTAGCAAATGTTTACTTAAATAAACTAGATAGAGAACTGGAAAAACGAGGACATCGTTTTATCCGATACGCGGATGACTTTGTGATATACGTGAAAACGCCTAGAGCGGGAGAACGTGTCATGGCAAGTGTGAAGAAATATATCGAAGAAAATTTAGGTCTAACGATTAATGAAAAGAAAAGTAAAGTATGCGGTGCAACAAGCGCTACATTCCTAGGTTTTAACATACAAAACTTAAAGGGAAAGTTGGATGCCGACCGAGTAAATCTGCTAAACAACGATTCAAAGATAAATTAA
- the era gene encoding GTPase Era — MLETNTGYKSGFISIIGRPNVGKSTFLNRVIGQKIAIMSDKPQTTRNKVQGVLTTNDSQMIFIDTPGIHKPKHKLGDFMLKVSKNTLREVDVIMFMVNAEQKLGKGDEFILEMLAGNPTPVFLVINKIDQVHPDELIGIIESYKERYNFAEIVPISALQGNNVENLLTTLTKYLPEGPQYYPADQVTDHPERFIISELIREKVLHLTREEVPHSIAVVIDKIRRDEENEDKIHVAATIIVERDSQKGIVIGKRGALLKEVGIRARKDIEMLLGSKVYLELWVKVQKDWRNKSTHLRDFGFRDDEY, encoded by the coding sequence ATGCTGGAAACTAATACTGGCTATAAGTCAGGCTTTATCTCCATTATCGGTCGACCAAATGTTGGGAAATCAACATTCTTAAACCGTGTTATTGGTCAAAAAATTGCGATTATGAGTGATAAGCCACAAACAACACGAAATAAAGTACAAGGTGTACTAACAACAAATGATAGCCAAATGATTTTTATTGATACACCGGGAATCCACAAACCTAAGCATAAGCTTGGTGATTTCATGCTTAAAGTTTCTAAAAATACATTGCGAGAAGTGGATGTTATTATGTTCATGGTCAATGCAGAGCAGAAACTAGGAAAGGGTGATGAATTCATCCTTGAAATGTTAGCAGGGAATCCAACACCTGTCTTTCTAGTCATCAATAAAATTGATCAAGTCCATCCTGATGAATTAATAGGAATCATTGAGAGCTACAAAGAACGCTATAACTTTGCAGAGATTGTACCGATTTCAGCATTACAAGGAAATAATGTGGAAAATCTGCTGACAACATTAACAAAATACTTACCAGAAGGTCCACAGTACTATCCAGCAGACCAAGTGACAGACCATCCTGAACGATTTATTATTTCAGAGTTAATTCGTGAAAAAGTATTACATTTAACACGCGAAGAAGTGCCACATTCTATTGCAGTAGTTATTGATAAAATTCGCCGAGATGAGGAAAATGAAGATAAAATTCATGTTGCAGCTACGATTATCGTGGAAAGAGATTCTCAAAAAGGCATTGTGATTGGTAAACGCGGAGCACTATTAAAAGAAGTTGGCATACGTGCACGAAAAGATATTGAGATGCTTCTTGGTTCGAAAGTGTATTTAGAGCTTTGGGTAAAGGTGCAAAAGGATTGGCGAAACAAATCCACGCATTTACGTGATTTTGGTTTCCGTGATGATGAATATTAA
- a CDS encoding glycine--tRNA ligase: MANKSMETIVSLAKHRGFVFPGSEIYGGLANTWDYGPLGVELKNNIKKAWWQKFVQESEHNVGLDAAILMNPKAWVASGHVGNFNDPMIDCKACKARHRADKIIEDAALAKGDEIIVDGMTFDQMKETMIKYDVVCPDCGKADFTDIRQFNLMFKTFQGVTESSTNEIYLRPETAQGIFVNFKNVQRSMRKRTPFGIAQIGKSFRNEITPGNFTFRTREFEQMELEFFCKPGEDLEWHAYWKEFCKNWLLNLGMKEESMRLRDHEEDELSHYSNATTDIEFKFPFGWGELWGVADRTDYDLKQHMEHSGEDFTYIDPATNERYVPYCIEPSLGADRVTLAFLCDAYDEEELEGDDKRTVLRFHPALAPFKAAVLPLSKKLSDEATNVWAELRKAFPVDFDESQSIGKRYRRQDEIGTPFCITYDFDSQEDGQVTVRHRDSMSQVRMPIADVKAYIEKHLQF; the protein is encoded by the coding sequence ATGGCTAACAAATCAATGGAAACAATCGTATCATTAGCAAAGCATCGGGGTTTTGTGTTCCCAGGGTCTGAAATTTACGGAGGCTTAGCTAACACTTGGGATTATGGTCCATTAGGTGTAGAACTAAAAAATAATATTAAAAAAGCATGGTGGCAAAAATTTGTTCAAGAATCTGAGCACAATGTCGGACTAGACGCTGCCATCTTAATGAATCCTAAAGCTTGGGTGGCTTCTGGTCATGTTGGTAACTTTAATGATCCTATGATAGATTGTAAAGCGTGTAAGGCACGTCATAGAGCAGATAAAATCATTGAGGACGCTGCGTTAGCAAAGGGCGATGAAATCATTGTAGATGGTATGACATTTGATCAAATGAAAGAAACAATGATTAAGTATGATGTGGTATGTCCTGATTGTGGTAAGGCTGATTTCACAGATATTCGTCAATTCAATTTAATGTTTAAAACATTCCAGGGTGTTACAGAGTCTTCTACAAACGAAATTTATTTACGTCCTGAAACTGCACAAGGTATTTTCGTGAACTTTAAAAATGTTCAACGCTCTATGCGTAAGCGCACTCCTTTTGGTATTGCACAAATCGGTAAATCATTCCGAAACGAAATTACTCCAGGTAACTTTACTTTCCGTACTCGCGAATTTGAGCAAATGGAGCTTGAGTTTTTCTGTAAGCCTGGCGAAGACCTTGAATGGCATGCATACTGGAAAGAATTTTGTAAAAACTGGTTATTGAATTTAGGGATGAAAGAAGAGTCTATGCGCCTTCGCGATCATGAGGAAGATGAATTATCACACTATTCGAATGCTACTACAGATATCGAATTTAAATTCCCATTTGGTTGGGGTGAGCTTTGGGGTGTAGCTGATCGTACAGATTACGATTTAAAACAGCATATGGAGCACTCTGGTGAGGACTTTACTTACATTGACCCAGCCACAAACGAACGCTATGTTCCATACTGTATTGAACCTTCTTTAGGTGCTGACCGTGTGACATTAGCATTCCTGTGTGATGCATATGACGAGGAGGAGCTTGAAGGTGACGATAAGCGTACCGTTTTACGCTTCCACCCTGCTCTTGCACCATTTAAAGCAGCAGTCCTTCCACTTTCTAAAAAGTTATCTGATGAGGCTACAAATGTATGGGCAGAACTTCGTAAGGCATTCCCAGTTGACTTTGATGAATCCCAATCAATCGGTAAACGTTACCGCCGTCAGGATGAAATTGGTACACCATTCTGTATCACATATGACTTTGACTCACAGGAGGACGGTCAAGTAACGGTACGCCACCGCGATTCTATGTCTCAAGTGCGTATGCCAATTGCTGATGTGAAGGCATACATTGAGAAACATCTACAATTCTAA
- a CDS encoding HD-GYP domain-containing protein: protein MLRKVTLSIDEVEANDILAEDIFSEYQLLAKKELVLTDRIIALLKLRKVDELAVYLPSDSVRIVHDLSVQRTREYEDVFAPLMAKENEVDEYKEKVSTLFMTTLENVVHELRYGQILKSMQDTAYVRGVFEKILEEKHRYDLLMRLREWDEYSFVHSFDVFVLGTIFARYLGLADIETLARGYLFHDIGKVFIPQEILNLKRKLSEDEFEVVKTHTTKGYELLVENGEEEIAYLARDHHERFAGKGYPNKLCADEMSEGVQLLQIIDVYSAMTSKRVYHTGYAATDALAVLYRDRQLYNEMFMHKFVECLGIYPVNSVVLLSDNRSAQVELVYDLFPTLPKVKLLDEQTSMNLPLNYSVKIMKMIDYRADSFEEIFNLFVEQLIRCDETNLRIHFKKLIDHLHPKEIVLKIFLPAFRILRLLTREIQTDMTKYRNSISILKKLLEEQLNVLYMDYHHEQTTILVVETSLRENFFIKLVQSILYIDKIVPFFINPGDDQRITQLMEHCDVNVAYFIEDELTVEKRVRPMREGTFLYYSLSDIEELLVSLVGMSMKRFSFEEKMQERLFFKLKA from the coding sequence ATGCTAAGAAAAGTAACATTAAGTATTGATGAAGTTGAAGCAAATGATATTTTGGCTGAGGATATTTTTTCCGAGTATCAATTATTAGCTAAAAAAGAGTTAGTTTTAACGGATCGGATTATTGCTTTACTTAAACTTAGAAAAGTAGATGAATTAGCTGTCTATTTACCATCAGATTCAGTTCGGATTGTCCATGATTTAAGTGTTCAGCGAACAAGGGAGTATGAGGATGTCTTTGCCCCACTAATGGCTAAAGAAAATGAAGTAGATGAGTATAAAGAAAAAGTAAGTACGCTATTTATGACGACATTGGAGAATGTTGTCCATGAATTACGCTATGGTCAAATTTTAAAAAGCATGCAGGACACTGCTTATGTAAGGGGTGTTTTTGAAAAAATTTTAGAAGAGAAACATCGCTACGATTTACTTATGCGTTTAAGAGAATGGGATGAGTATTCCTTTGTCCATTCATTTGATGTATTTGTTTTAGGCACTATCTTTGCACGTTACCTAGGGTTAGCTGATATCGAAACATTAGCACGAGGGTATTTGTTCCATGATATTGGCAAAGTTTTTATTCCTCAAGAAATTCTAAATCTGAAAAGAAAGTTATCAGAAGATGAATTTGAGGTTGTTAAAACACACACAACTAAAGGGTATGAATTACTTGTTGAAAATGGAGAAGAAGAGATTGCCTATCTGGCAAGAGATCACCATGAGCGCTTTGCTGGTAAAGGCTATCCAAATAAACTATGCGCAGATGAAATGAGTGAAGGGGTTCAATTATTGCAAATCATAGATGTATATTCAGCAATGACATCAAAACGTGTTTATCATACAGGGTATGCAGCAACGGATGCATTAGCCGTTTTATATCGCGATCGGCAATTATATAACGAAATGTTCATGCATAAATTCGTGGAATGTTTAGGAATCTATCCTGTTAACTCAGTAGTCTTATTATCGGATAATCGAAGTGCGCAAGTTGAGCTTGTCTATGATTTATTCCCTACGTTGCCGAAAGTTAAATTATTGGATGAACAAACATCTATGAATCTACCTTTAAATTATAGTGTGAAAATTATGAAAATGATTGATTATCGTGCAGATAGCTTTGAGGAAATATTTAATTTATTTGTTGAGCAATTAATTCGCTGTGACGAGACTAACTTAAGAATACACTTTAAAAAACTAATTGATCATTTACATCCAAAAGAGATAGTCTTAAAAATCTTCTTACCTGCCTTTCGAATTCTACGTTTATTGACTAGAGAAATTCAGACGGATATGACAAAATATAGAAACTCTATTAGTATTCTTAAAAAATTATTGGAAGAACAATTAAATGTTTTATACATGGATTATCATCATGAGCAAACAACTATTTTAGTTGTAGAAACCTCGCTTCGTGAAAACTTTTTCATAAAACTTGTACAGAGTATTTTGTATATTGATAAAATCGTTCCATTCTTCATAAATCCAGGGGACGATCAGCGAATTACGCAATTAATGGAACATTGTGATGTAAATGTAGCTTATTTTATTGAAGATGAGCTCACGGTAGAAAAACGAGTTCGTCCTATGCGAGAGGGTACATTCCTTTATTATTCTCTTTCAGATATTGAGGAATTATTAGTAAGTTTGGTGGGAATGAGCATGAAACGGTTCTCCTTTGAGGAGAAGATGCAGGAGCGCTTGTTTTTTAAATTAAAGGCATAG
- the recO gene encoding DNA repair protein RecO: MLHKWEGIVLKVRAYGESNKIVTLLTREAGKVATMARGAKKPSSRLASVTQPFTYGMFMVQHHTGMGTLQQGEHLNSMRHIREDIMATAYASYIMELVERVVEEGKAEPYAFDVLLQALQAIEEGYDPEAITLFVEWKMLPYTGVQPILHACSTCGAVDGEFAFSFAQGGFLCHRCYQHDPYIIRLTPTQLKLIRMFYTVPIDQIGKLDLKKETKYFIKKIITTIYEEQTGIRFKTKKFIEQLERTPELQLRTNVDAEKMPEDP; this comes from the coding sequence GTGCTACATAAATGGGAAGGGATTGTTTTAAAGGTACGTGCTTACGGAGAATCCAATAAAATTGTAACTTTACTAACAAGAGAAGCAGGTAAGGTGGCAACAATGGCAAGAGGTGCCAAAAAGCCTTCGAGTAGACTGGCATCTGTGACACAACCGTTTACATACGGTATGTTTATGGTTCAGCATCATACAGGCATGGGAACATTGCAACAAGGTGAGCATCTCAATTCAATGAGACATATACGTGAAGATATCATGGCAACAGCATATGCAAGTTATATCATGGAGCTTGTTGAGCGAGTAGTGGAAGAAGGAAAAGCTGAACCTTATGCATTTGATGTCCTTTTACAAGCATTGCAAGCAATTGAGGAAGGCTATGATCCTGAAGCTATTACATTGTTTGTTGAATGGAAAATGTTACCGTATACAGGTGTACAGCCTATCTTACATGCTTGCTCTACTTGTGGGGCAGTAGATGGAGAATTTGCTTTTTCCTTTGCGCAGGGGGGCTTTTTATGTCATCGATGTTATCAGCATGATCCTTACATTATCCGTCTAACACCAACGCAATTGAAGCTCATTCGAATGTTCTACACTGTACCTATTGATCAGATTGGGAAGCTAGACTTAAAAAAAGAAACAAAATATTTTATCAAAAAAATTATTACAACCATTTATGAGGAACAAACAGGTATTCGCTTTAAGACTAAAAAATTTATCGAGCAGCTTGAAAGAACGCCAGAATTGCAATTGAGAACAAATGTGGATGCAGAAAAAATGCCAGAAGACCCTTAA
- a CDS encoding S-layer homology domain-containing protein, with amino-acid sequence MKTHRFYQIAMASALATSAIVITPSVNAATIFPDINASTEEGQAIINLAQRGIISGYPDGTFKPANPITRTQAAKILAGMLKLDTVHVKNPHFKDIKPGDENYGAIAALANAGIISGSNGYFHPANNITRGQMSKMIVKGFDLTITDDIDIPFSDVKAGSEYEPFIKTLFANSITKGTTPTTFSPQSNVKRSQLASFVVRAEHVQENTTVFASQYSQDYIFASYGGIEPAEDIFTWDEEEDMTESITIKPLKEGTGKLVITGFNEKTEEFIDIFYIVHVNNVNGKLQTTLQEVEEEDYVESLPLNLMESDLNFIPTEVSIQTTDGQTLSPTAYEFKTNNQSASISIFKNGQYLLTFSNGTQQQVMAAEVTTYDFVRSIDLYQMADELVFSSDQLSFEPKNVALEKIDLESAAVKATIEDNQVKVTPLAEGTAILHITGKNGETVYLYIEFTKIADKWATYYEFNHDEEEI; translated from the coding sequence TTGAAGACCCATCGTTTCTATCAAATTGCAATGGCCTCAGCATTAGCCACAAGTGCAATTGTAATTACACCCTCAGTAAATGCTGCGACTATTTTCCCTGACATCAATGCTTCAACAGAAGAAGGTCAAGCCATCATCAATTTAGCACAGCGTGGCATTATTTCAGGCTACCCAGACGGCACTTTCAAACCTGCTAACCCAATCACACGTACCCAAGCCGCAAAAATTTTAGCTGGTATGCTAAAGCTAGACACCGTACATGTTAAAAATCCTCATTTTAAGGATATCAAACCTGGTGATGAGAATTATGGCGCCATTGCAGCTTTAGCTAATGCAGGCATCATTAGTGGCTCGAATGGTTATTTTCACCCAGCTAATAATATTACACGCGGGCAAATGTCAAAAATGATTGTAAAGGGCTTCGATTTAACCATCACTGATGACATCGACATTCCATTTTCTGATGTAAAGGCAGGAAGTGAATATGAACCGTTTATCAAAACGCTTTTTGCCAATAGCATCACAAAAGGTACAACCCCTACTACCTTTAGTCCACAAAGCAATGTGAAACGCTCCCAATTAGCATCGTTTGTAGTTCGTGCAGAACATGTACAAGAGAACACAACTGTTTTTGCTAGTCAATACAGTCAGGACTATATCTTTGCTTCTTACGGCGGTATTGAGCCTGCAGAGGATATTTTTACATGGGATGAAGAAGAGGATATGACGGAGTCCATCACTATTAAACCGTTAAAAGAGGGAACAGGAAAATTAGTCATAACAGGCTTTAATGAAAAAACAGAGGAATTTATAGATATCTTTTACATTGTGCATGTGAACAATGTAAATGGAAAACTACAAACAACTTTACAAGAAGTAGAGGAAGAAGATTATGTAGAGAGCTTACCACTTAACTTAATGGAAAGCGATTTGAATTTTATCCCTACTGAAGTAAGTATTCAAACTACAGATGGACAAACTTTATCACCAACAGCCTATGAATTTAAAACAAACAACCAATCGGCCTCCATTTCCATCTTTAAAAATGGGCAATATTTATTAACATTTTCCAACGGCACTCAACAACAAGTGATGGCAGCTGAAGTTACTACGTATGATTTTGTACGAAGTATCGATTTGTATCAAATGGCAGATGAATTAGTTTTTTCAAGCGATCAACTATCGTTTGAGCCAAAAAATGTTGCTTTAGAAAAGATAGATTTAGAGTCTGCAGCAGTAAAAGCGACCATAGAGGATAATCAAGTGAAGGTTACACCATTAGCAGAAGGCACCGCTATTTTGCATATTACAGGTAAAAACGGTGAAACGGTCTACCTCTATATAGAATTCACGAAAATTGCTGATAAATGGGCTACCTATTATGAGTTCAATCATGATGAAGAAGAAATTTAA
- a CDS encoding helix-turn-helix transcriptional regulator gives MSPIELNKRQEDILQIVKENGPITGEHIAERLNLTRATLRPDLAILTMAGFLDARPRVGYFYSGKKASVTLTDSINNLKVKDFHSGPVVVPETMTVYDAICFMFSEDVGTLFVVDKNEFLTGVLSRKDLLRTSIGTQDLNKIPVHIIMTRMPNISYCQRSDSLVVAANKLIEREVDSLPVVEPQEGGLTIVGRLTKTTITRAFLSLAQNV, from the coding sequence GTGAGTCCAATCGAACTCAATAAACGTCAGGAAGACATTTTACAAATTGTGAAAGAAAATGGGCCAATTACAGGCGAACATATTGCAGAGCGTCTCAATCTGACAAGAGCGACTTTAAGACCAGATTTGGCTATTCTCACAATGGCGGGCTTTTTAGATGCACGACCAAGAGTTGGTTATTTCTATTCAGGAAAAAAAGCGTCCGTTACATTAACGGATAGTATTAACAATTTAAAAGTGAAAGATTTTCATTCAGGACCCGTAGTTGTACCGGAAACAATGACTGTTTATGATGCGATTTGCTTTATGTTTTCGGAGGATGTTGGTACACTCTTTGTCGTGGATAAGAATGAGTTTCTGACAGGTGTACTATCGCGGAAGGATTTACTACGTACAAGTATTGGCACGCAGGATCTAAACAAAATTCCTGTACATATTATTATGACGCGCATGCCTAATATTTCGTACTGTCAGCGATCAGATTCTTTAGTTGTTGCGGCAAATAAGTTAATTGAGCGAGAAGTTGATTCGCTACCTGTAGTAGAACCACAGGAAGGTGGCTTAACAATTGTAGGCCGTCTTACAAAAACGACGATTACACGTGCTTTCTTATCACTCGCACAGAATGTCTAA